ATCTGTTTCGGTTAGTTCGGGGAAATCATCAAGAATTTCCGCTACTGTCATGCCGGACGCGAGATATTCAAAAATATCATAAACGGTGATCCGCATTCCCCGAATACACGGCTGTCCGCTGTGTTTGTCCGGTTCAACTGTGATAATCTCCTTGTAGTGGTTCATCTGCTTGCCTCCTGAGTCTCAAAGGAATCGCTACAGAATTGTAGATAGTGTTGTACCTTTCCTTAAGTATGCCTAAAATTTTTTCAAATGTCAAGAAAAAGACTGGTATTTTATCATGCTTGCAACCTTGGGATACCGCTTGAGATTTTATGTTTTCGGTCCATACGAAATGGGTGGATGTCAAAATCTGTTTCACCGTTTCGGACGAGTTCGCTCATGATACGTCCGACAAGGGCGCAAAACTTGAAACCGTGCCCTGAAAAACCTGCCGCGATCAACACATTCGAGCAGTGGGGGTGTACGTCAATAATAAAGTCTTCGTCTGGAGTTTCGGTATAGAGGCAGACTTCGGCATGCGTGGTTTTTCCAAGTTCAGGAAGGCGTTCTTGCACGTAAGCATCTATATGGGCGATGTATTCTGCATCCGGTGTACGTTCGGGTGTATCAGGCGAGATAACTTGTCCTCTGCCGTGGCGTGCAATTTTTAGTCCGCCGCCCGTATTAAAAGAGCCAAAAGCCGGAATGCCGTAGATGAATTCCCCATCAGGAGTCGCTTCCGTGAAGACTGGAAACCGGTCTGGCTGGAAACGTTTGCTGTCTGAGGGCTGATAGTAGCATACCTGTTGTTTTGTAACCGTGAGTGGGAGATTCAATTCTGCGAGTAGAGTGCTAGCCCATGCCCCCGCTGTCACGATAATTTTTCTTCCGTGGAACGATTCATTTTCGGAGCGGACCGTTGGGACCTCTGCCTGCCAATCAATGTTAATGACAGGGGTTTCCTCTTGAACTGTTGCGCCGTGTTGTTCTGCCAATTGCAAGTGGGTGGAAACACACTCGGCGGCACGGAGAAAACCGGTATCTTTCTGCCAGAGGACCTCCATATCGCTCGTTGATTGGAACTGTGGGAAACGTTCGGCTAACTGTGCCGCATCCCACCATTCGGATTCAACGCCTGCGGCATCTAAACTTTCCCGCGCAGCGCGTCCATAAGGGTTTCCCTTTGCCCCAATACCTACACTTCCCGTGATAAACAGCAGCGATTTCCCCGATACCGATTCGAGGTCACGCCATTCGGCGTAGGCGGTTTTCATCAGTTCGGTGTAGAAGGGCTTATCGTAGAAGAAACGGATGATACGCGTTTCTCCATGTGAGCTACCGAAGGGATGCCCGCGTTGGAACTGTTCTAAAACAAGCACGTTCGCGCCGGATTTGGCGAGGTGGTATGCGGTCGCGCTGCCCATCCCACCGGCACCGATGACAATTGCATCATACATATCAGTTACCAGTTATCAGTTACCAGTCCGCACGGATTGGGTAACCCAACCCCTACAAGGACTTGCGATTATCCGTGGAATGGGAACGGATTTGGCACAGTCGTGAAATTCTGGTACCGGTCTTCGCCGCGCAGCAGGATCGGTTTCCAAGGACGCTTCAGCGAATTCTCTTCTGCCTGTTTCACGGATGGGTCTATGTAGCGGACTGTTAAGCCACACCGCCGACGGGTGGAATGATTCGGTAGACTACCGTGGATCATCTGTCCGTGGTGAATGGACATCTCACCCGCTCTTAGCACGAGATCAACAGCAGTTTCTGCCACTGCCTCGGTGACCGGAACTTCCTGATTGATGCTCAGCAGATTCCCTTCTCGTCCTGACGTGCCGTGTTCTTGGATACCCTGTTGGTGGCTTCCGGGGATGACTCGCATACAGCCGTTGCCTGTATCGCTATCGTCTATGGCGTACCAAGCGGTAATCGCATCCGGTGGTTCAAGCCCCCAGTAGGTCACATCTTGATGCCATGCGACGAACTTCTCACGGGGTCCGTATTTGCAAAAGAAGTGTGTGGCTAACAACATCACATCGGGACCGATGAGCGTTTCGATGACATCCACAATTTTGGGGTGCGTTGCGAGTTCCCAGATGAATTGATGGTCGAAATGCCAATCAATGAGACCGATTTCACATTTCTCTTTGCCGACTTCTGCTTCCAAGGCATTATAGGCGTGCTGATAGCGTGTCGCTTCAGCTTCACCAGCAATGGGAATGCCGGTCAAGAATCCTTCTGTTCGGTAATTTTCAGCCAGTTGTCCGTTTTTAGTTTCCATGTGATATCCTCTCTTAGGAAAGTTCTGGAAGTTTACACTGACGAAACCATTGTGAGCCTTCCGGTGGCGATTCTTCAGGATTTTTCATCGTCTCAAAGGTTTCCAAAGCAGGTGATACTGTTTCTGCCCATATCTGTTCGACTTCCTCAAAAGTGACAGGGTGGCGTTCGGTAATGTTTTGTTGTGTGTAAGCCTCCAATAATTCCTGCATCTTTTCTCCGAGCCACGCGACTTCGTCTTGCACCATACGTTCACCGATGCGTCGGTCGGAATCGGAAGCGTTTGATCCCATTGCGAAGTGCGGTCCTTGTGCGTCCGCTGCGGGCATCCTTGACATATCAACACACTCTGGCTCTAACGCCCAGAGAAGCGAGGTTTCAACTCTACCAGCGTGGTCTCCACCGTTGCCTTGACCGTCGAATCCGGGTGTATTCGCCTCGAAATCGGGGAGTCCGTAGAGTCGCATGGCGAAATGTGGTTGAATTAGGGATAGGAGCGTCTTAAGGTCCTGCCAGTTCGGTCCATAGTGTCCCGTGAGGAAAATAGCGGCGTGGAATCCGAGCGCATCGGCGGCGCGGACGTGATAACACACATTTTTAAAATGCTGCCACGTCGGCATAGCAGTCAGCCAGCTGCGTACTTCGCCGACATTTTGGTATGCCCAGTTCGCATACATGCCGTGTTCATGGATATGCCAATAATCGGGAGGCGCGACGATACCGCCATGCGTTTGTGCTGCACGGCAAGCGATTCCGTGTGCCTTGAGTGCATCCAACCCGACTGTATTTTGCGGTCCGTGTGGTTCGCAAAGTCCATAGGTAAAATAGACCGCGGGACATTCGTTGAATGCTGCTTCCAATTCATCGGGGAACATCCGTTCCCAGCGTACCTCTTTTCGCATTCGTATTTTCCTCTCATAAGGATGTCGTAATTCGGAGATTATTCCTACAGTTGTTTAGCCGAGAAATGAACCCATATTTAAGATTGCGCTAATTTTCTTGGCACCGGTAAGGCGAGGTTGCAGTTCAAACGCCATTTTCAGAACGGTTCGTGCTTCCCGGAACCGATCAATCTCAACGTAGAATTCGGCGATTTTTTTGTACATCCATGCGGTTTCGCGTTTCGGGAGTTTTAATTCACGGATCTTCGCCAGTGGGATTTGACACGTTTGGTCGTACCCCTCAACGGTGAAATGGTAGAGATAGATAAATTTGAGGCGTTCTTTGACTTCCCGAATAAAATGTTTGAAACAGGGACGTTTTAATTCGGCGGACAAAAGGGATTCGTAAAGCAGCATTGCTTGTTCAATCTTTCGATGCCGATCAAGAACCGAGGACTGATCACCATTAGAGAATCCGAGTTTCTGGTATGCTTCGGCGATGAGGAACTCGCAGTCCCGACTCTCTTCGTAGCTCAGGAAATCGTCGATACGCCACTCCTTCCCTCTTTCTTGAGAGTGGTGCTGCAGCTGCTCGTACATGGAGATACCCGTTTCGTAGTTGTGGTGGAGCAGGGCGTGCAGCAGCAATTCTAACTTGGCGTAAGTCTGGTTGAGTTTATTCAGTCTGTTGAGATAGACTTCGTGTGATTTTTGTTGTCGTTCAATCGTCTGTAACGTCCGGTCGTAGTCGGATTTTTGCTTTTTGTCGTGAAGCGTATTGTAAGCGTTACAGACTTCGCGGAACATTTTTTCTGCAAAAACGGTCCGCTCCGGGTTTTTGTCGGGATGGTAGCGTTTTGCGAGTTTCCGGAATGCAATTTTTATTTCGCGAGCGGTGGCGTTCCGCCTGATTTCTAAGATTTGATAGTAATCTGGAATTTGCATTATGGATACAACATTTTTGATAGATACAGTGTTATAATTCCACAGATTCCAGAATTTGTCAAGTGGAAATTCGGAAGATTAAGGTTGGAAGGCTGGTGGAGAGTTGTGATAGCAGCAATTTGGCTTAGAGGTGGGATTTAGCGATCCTACTATGACATTTTATTATATTTTGGGTTTTGAGAAGCGCGATCAGTTTTTCGCTAAAGTTTTCCTTTGACCTATTTAGTCCTTCTACAAATGTTACCCATTAGATTTTTTAGTATCCTCGGGTGTCTTGGGTTGCGTCTCTGGTTCCTCCATAATTTGGATATGAGAAGGATCTTCAACTATTCTGTTTTTGATTGTTGATACTATTTTTGAAATTGACGTTTTGGTTCGCCACCAGATAATTATAAGGCACAGACCGAGGAGGATACCTACGACAATGATAAAAATAAAAATTGTTTCTACAATTTGCCATCTAAAATCAGCAGTTGCTAAAGCAGCTATACATGTGAACGCTATGGAAAACAGAAATATTGCTAAGTTCAATTGTAGCGTTCCCGCTGCTCCCTTTTCAAGAAATTCTAATTCATGTTCTTTGACTTCATATAAATTGACAAATTCAACCTTACCTCGTCTAATGAGAGGTTTCTGATCACTATGAGGAGAGTTCGGATCAACCATTTTATAATCTTTCCTTTAGCCATTCACTATTTTTAGGACCATAAGCATTTGTCCAAGCGGAGTATATCCCAGACCGGATAACAAATATTCTATCTGATTCGGACGCAGCTTGGCCCAAAAAATCTAATATTTGAGTTGGTGTTTGATCAGAAACAATTGCCCAACAATTGTCGTGAATTGGACAATAACCACTATATTGTTTCAGCTTCTCTTTAAGATGATTCTTTCTAAAATCATCATCCACTTCAAAAGTAACAATATAAGTTGTCATCATGTCTTCCTAAATTCCGAATATATATCTCATAACGAGTCATATA
The window above is part of the Candidatus Poribacteria bacterium genome. Proteins encoded here:
- a CDS encoding DUF433 domain-containing protein, translating into MNHYKEIITVEPDKHSGQPCIRGMRITVYDIFEYLASGMTVAEILDDFPELTETDIRACFAYAADFVLLSPT
- a CDS encoding J domain-containing protein, whose amino-acid sequence is MQIPDYYQILEIRRNATAREIKIAFRKLAKRYHPDKNPERTVFAEKMFREVCNAYNTLHDKKQKSDYDRTLQTIERQQKSHEVYLNRLNKLNQTYAKLELLLHALLHHNYETGISMYEQLQHHSQERGKEWRIDDFLSYEESRDCEFLIAEAYQKLGFSNGDQSSVLDRHRKIEQAMLLYESLLSAELKRPCFKHFIREVKERLKFIYLYHFTVEGYDQTCQIPLAKIRELKLPKRETAWMYKKIAEFYVEIDRFREARTVLKMAFELQPRLTGAKKISAILNMGSFLG
- a CDS encoding phytanoyl-CoA dioxygenase family protein produces the protein METKNGQLAENYRTEGFLTGIPIAGEAEATRYQHAYNALEAEVGKEKCEIGLIDWHFDHQFIWELATHPKIVDVIETLIGPDVMLLATHFFCKYGPREKFVAWHQDVTYWGLEPPDAITAWYAIDDSDTGNGCMRVIPGSHQQGIQEHGTSGREGNLLSINQEVPVTEAVAETAVDLVLRAGEMSIHHGQMIHGSLPNHSTRRRCGLTVRYIDPSVKQAEENSLKRPWKPILLRGEDRYQNFTTVPNPFPFHG
- a CDS encoding creatininase family protein → MRKEVRWERMFPDELEAAFNECPAVYFTYGLCEPHGPQNTVGLDALKAHGIACRAAQTHGGIVAPPDYWHIHEHGMYANWAYQNVGEVRSWLTAMPTWQHFKNVCYHVRAADALGFHAAIFLTGHYGPNWQDLKTLLSLIQPHFAMRLYGLPDFEANTPGFDGQGNGGDHAGRVETSLLWALEPECVDMSRMPAADAQGPHFAMGSNASDSDRRIGERMVQDEVAWLGEKMQELLEAYTQQNITERHPVTFEEVEQIWAETVSPALETFETMKNPEESPPEGSQWFRQCKLPELS
- the solA gene encoding N-methyl-L-tryptophan oxidase, encoding MYDAIVIGAGGMGSATAYHLAKSGANVLVLEQFQRGHPFGSSHGETRIIRFFYDKPFYTELMKTAYAEWRDLESVSGKSLLFITGSVGIGAKGNPYGRAARESLDAAGVESEWWDAAQLAERFPQFQSTSDMEVLWQKDTGFLRAAECVSTHLQLAEQHGATVQEETPVINIDWQAEVPTVRSENESFHGRKIIVTAGAWASTLLAELNLPLTVTKQQVCYYQPSDSKRFQPDRFPVFTEATPDGEFIYGIPAFGSFNTGGGLKIARHGRGQVISPDTPERTPDAEYIAHIDAYVQERLPELGKTTHAEVCLYTETPDEDFIIDVHPHCSNVLIAAGFSGHGFKFCALVGRIMSELVRNGETDFDIHPFRMDRKHKISSGIPRLQA